In one window of Synechococcales cyanobacterium T60_A2020_003 DNA:
- a CDS encoding glycoside hydrolase family 57 protein has product MSIGYLALVLHAHLPFVRHPESNYVLEEEWLYEAITETYIPLLRVFEGLKQDGIDFKMTMSMTPPLVSMLRDPLLQERYDAHLAQLEELVEMELERNQHNGHLRYLAEHYASEFSAVRELWERYNGDLVSAFKQFLDSNNLDIITCGATHGYLPLMKMYPQAVWAQLEVACDHYEEVFGRRPTGIWLPECAYYEGLERMLADVGLRYFITDSHGILYARPRPRFGTYAPIFTETGVAAFGRDHESSQQVWSSEVGYPGAAEYREFYRDLGWDAEYEYIKPYIMPNGQRKNTGIKYHKITGKGLGLSDKEWYDPYWAREKAAEHAGNFMFNRTQQIQHLYGIMQRPPIVLSPYDAELFGHWWYEGPWFIDYLFRKTWHDQGVYSMTHLADYLRNHTTQQVCHPSQSSWGYRGFHEYWLNETNTWIYPHLHKAAERMIELSRREPVDELEWRALNQAAREVLLAQSSDWAFIMRTGTMVPYAVRRTRSHLMRFNKLWEDINAEKIDSGWLEKVEAIDNIFPNINYRSYRPL; this is encoded by the coding sequence ATGAGTATTGGATATCTCGCCCTAGTCCTTCATGCCCATCTTCCCTTTGTCCGGCATCCAGAGAGCAATTACGTTCTAGAGGAAGAGTGGCTTTACGAGGCGATCACCGAAACCTACATACCGCTCTTGCGCGTATTCGAAGGTCTGAAGCAAGACGGCATTGATTTCAAAATGACGATGAGCATGACGCCGCCCTTGGTGTCCATGCTCCGCGATCCCCTCCTCCAAGAACGCTACGATGCTCACCTGGCTCAGCTTGAAGAGCTCGTTGAGATGGAATTGGAACGCAATCAACATAATGGACATCTTCGCTACCTAGCCGAGCACTACGCTAGCGAGTTTAGCGCTGTCCGCGAACTTTGGGAGCGCTACAACGGCGATTTAGTCAGTGCGTTTAAGCAATTCCTAGATAGCAATAACCTTGACATTATTACCTGCGGCGCAACCCACGGATACTTGCCACTGATGAAAATGTATCCTCAAGCCGTATGGGCTCAGCTTGAGGTGGCCTGCGATCACTACGAAGAAGTCTTTGGACGTCGTCCAACCGGAATTTGGCTGCCAGAGTGTGCCTACTACGAAGGTCTAGAGCGCATGCTAGCCGATGTCGGCCTTCGCTATTTTATTACCGATAGTCACGGCATCCTCTACGCCCGTCCTCGTCCTCGATTTGGAACCTATGCCCCCATCTTTACGGAAACTGGCGTTGCAGCGTTCGGTCGGGATCACGAATCTTCGCAGCAGGTTTGGTCGTCTGAGGTGGGCTATCCAGGTGCCGCTGAGTATCGCGAATTCTACCGTGATTTGGGATGGGATGCCGAATACGAGTACATCAAGCCCTACATCATGCCAAATGGGCAGCGCAAGAATACGGGGATCAAGTATCACAAAATTACAGGTAAGGGGCTAGGGCTTAGCGATAAGGAATGGTATGACCCCTACTGGGCACGGGAAAAGGCGGCGGAACATGCCGGAAACTTTATGTTCAACCGGACGCAGCAGATCCAGCACCTATACGGCATTATGCAGCGCCCCCCCATTGTGCTTTCCCCCTATGATGCGGAACTGTTCGGGCACTGGTGGTATGAGGGGCCGTGGTTTATTGACTACCTCTTCCGCAAAACCTGGCACGACCAAGGGGTGTACTCGATGACCCACCTCGCCGATTACCTCCGCAACCACACAACCCAGCAGGTTTGCCATCCCTCCCAGTCAAGCTGGGGGTATCGTGGGTTCCACGAGTACTGGCTGAATGAAACCAATACCTGGATTTATCCTCATCTCCACAAAGCTGCAGAGCGCATGATTGAGTTATCTCGGCGTGAACCTGTGGATGAACTAGAGTGGCGAGCGTTAAATCAGGCGGCTCGTGAGGTGCTGCTGGCGCAGTCCTCCGATTGGGCATTTATCATGCGAACCGGAACGATGGTGCCCTATGCGGTTCGACGGACGCGATCGCACCTGATGCGCTTCAACAAACTCTGGGAAGACATCAACGCTGAAAAGATCGATTCGGGCTGGCTGGAGAAGGTAGAGGCAATCGACAATATTTTCCCCAATATCAACTACCGTTCCTACCGACCGCTGTAG